ATCACGGCTTCACGGGTGGTATCCTGGATCAGACGGATCGACAACGTGGCGCCATGGCCAAAGAACAACGGCGCCTGCACGCGTTGCACGCTATCGAGCAACGGCGCGCCCAGTTGCTGGTTCACCACGTTGCGGATGCTTTCAGACTGCGCGTGCGGCAGCGGGAACAGGTTGAATGCCAGACGCTTGGGGAAAGCGCCGTTTTCAATCTCTTCATTGGCGTACAGCGCGCGGGTCTGTTTCGAGAGCGTTTCCACGCCGGTCTGGCCCTGTGCAGAGGCCGATTCCAGCAGCGTGGCGTGGGCACGGGCAATCGACAGGCCGGTCAGCGCCGAGAGCGGGCGCGACAGCACGGCAAATGCCGCCAGCGGTGCCGTGGCATCCAGCAGGCGGCAACCGGCTGCTTTGGCAGCCGGGGCATATTTCTTCAGTTCTTCGCGGCTGCCGGCGAACACGGCCACTTGCGCAACGGACCAGTCAAACTCTTCGACTTCCAGCACCGGATAATCTTCGCCGCGAAACGACACCAGCGAGCCTTCGTCGGCCACGGCCAGGGCATACAGTTCTTTCACCGGCACAGTGCTTTCTGCCAGCACTTCCAGCAAGGTGGTACCAAAAGGGCCATGAGCGCCAAGAATGGCAATCGACAACGGTGCGGACATGATGATTTCTCCAGGGCGGCAGGCAGACACACGAGCGGTGCATAAAGACACTTCGACCAGACTACACGCCCTTTCCGTGTGGCCCGGGCAGTACTGTGTCTGCCAATAGATGAATATGTAGAACGCGCCAGCACAAAACAAAACAGGACGCCAAGGCGCCCTGTTTGTGCGAGCAATCGCGTATTTTACAACGCGCCAACCACGGCGTCGCCCATTTCAGAGCAAGACACTTTGCGCGTGCCTTCTTCGTAGATATCCGCCGTGCGCAGACCATCGGCCAGCACCTTCTTCACGGCGTTTTCCACGCGCACT
The Silvimonas iriomotensis genome window above contains:
- a CDS encoding Asd/ArgC dimerization domain-containing protein; its protein translation is MSAPLSIAILGAHGPFGTTLLEVLAESTVPVKELYALAVADEGSLVSFRGEDYPVLEVEEFDWSVAQVAVFAGSREELKKYAPAAKAAGCRLLDATAPLAAFAVLSRPLSALTGLSIARAHATLLESASAQGQTGVETLSKQTRALYANEEIENGAFPKRLAFNLFPLPHAQSESIRNVVNQQLGAPLLDSVQRVQAPLFFGHGATLSIRLIQDTTREAVIAALRASAGLFVLDVEGPSGVATPQDVIGADLVWVSNIDVSEDGKTVTLWAVVDNARLGALAVVAELLSA